TGCCGTGCGCGAGCACCACGCCACCCGTGTGTAACGGCAGCTGTCCCACCGGGCAGTCCTGCGTGGCCACCCCCTCGGGCTGCGTCTGCGAGCTGCCGTGCGCGAGCACCTCGCCGCCGATGTGCAACGGCAGCTGTCCCACCGGAGAGTCCTGCGTCGCGACCCCCGCGGGCTGCGTCTGCGAGCTGCCGTGCGCGAACACCTCGCCCCCCATGTGTAACGGCACCTGCCCCACGGGAGAGGTCTGCGCCGCGACGCCCACGGGCTGCGTCTGTCAGCCGCCGCCGTGCGCGAACACCTCGCCCCCCATGTGTAACGGCACCTGTCCCACCGGAGAGTCCTGCGTGGCGACACCCGCGGGCTGCGTCTGTCAGCCGCCGTGCGCGGACAGCGCCCCGGTCTGCAACGGCACCTGTCCCACCGGGCAGGTCTGCGCCTCGACTCCTACGGGCTGCGTCTGTCAGATCTCGGCGTGCGACAGCCCCCCCGGCGCGACTTGCAGTATCGATATCGACAACCAGAAGCCATTCTGCTCCGGCTCGAGCTGCAACCTCGCATCCGCCGTCGCCGCCGTCGCCAAGACCAACACCAGCGCGTCCGCCTCCACGAGGACGATCACGATTCACGGCAGGTGCACGGGCGATCCCGTCCTCATCGACGGGCTGTTCAACCTTGTGATCACGGGTGTTCCGCCGTCGGACCTGACGCACAACAATTGCTCCGGTGACAAAGGGCCGCCTCCAGGTACGTTGACGTCCACCGTCGCTCGGAAGGATCCCCCCTTCGCCACGCCGAGCGGGAGCAACGGCGAGGTAATCAAGGTCCGGAACTCGACGAGGCTGACGATCAAGTATCTGAATATCCGCGACGGGCGATTCCCGTTCATGCCCACGACGAAGGCGCAGATCGCGGACGACGGCCTGGACTACAAGCGCTCGACGGGTGGGCGGGTCTTCTGCAACTGCATCACGAACAACGAGGAAGGCATCGACGTGGACGGAGGCACGTGCAACGTTGTGGAGCAGAACCTCGTGCTCGCGAACGAGAACGGGATCCGAGCGAGTGCCGGTGCGAAGTGGATCGAGTACAAGAACAACACGTCGATGAACAACGACCTGCCGCAGACGGAGACGCCCTCCGATCCTGCAGGTAGGCACAACGGACTAATCGCGTCGGTGTCGACCACGTCGAACAACTTCGAGGGCAACGTCGCGATCATAGACCCGTCAACAGATCCCAACGGCGCCTGTCACTCAGACGAAGGGCTCAAGTTCTACAGCGCCAACGGCAGCTGTGCGACCGGCAACAGCATCACGAACTTCGGCGGCCTCACCAACCCCAATCCCTCCTCGGACGACACCGGAGGGTGCGAGATCTTCAATTCGAGCAACAACAAGGTGTTCGGAAACACGTTCAGCGGAAACAAGGACAAGACGTGCACGCTGGACCGCAACAGCTGCCGTGTGGTGTCGGGAACGGGGAACTGCGGCGACAACATCCCGGGAGCGCCGGCATGCGCCGTGACGACATGCCCACCGCTGTTCAAGGTGGAGTCATCGAGCGCGCCGTGCGCCGTGGTGCCGATCCCGTAGCGCTCCTAATCGCAACTCGCAATTCGCCCCCTAAAGAATTGACCGCGTCGCTTCGTCACGTGGTTCCATCCTCATTGTCGGCGCCGCCACCGAGGAACTTCTCTCCGCCGTCCGGGCGCTCGAATCGTTGGCCGAGACGACGCCCCGCCTCCTTCCCTTGGAGCCAAGGAAGCCCGGTCCGCCGCCCGGATTCGCACGGATCTCGAAGCGGTCGGGAAGCCGATCGGCCCCTACGACGTCCTGATCGCCGGAACCGCGCTTGCGAACGGCGCGATCCTCATCGCGCGCAACGTCCGGGAATTTCCGTCGCGTCTCCCGCCTCGCCGTCGAGAAGTGAGAGGACGACCACGATCCCGAGGCCGGAAGCCCGAGCCGATGACTGGACTATCGATCGCTAGTTTACTACCGTGCCGCCCGTGCTCAGGCAGCCGATGCGAGCCGGGCCCGGGTCGATCTCGATGGCCGGAGCCGAGCCATGAGTGACTACGCCGGCAGAAACGTGCTCATCACCGGTGCCGCGAGCGGCATCGGCCGGCTTCTCGCTCAGAAGATCGCGGCCGAGGGCGCGCGCGTGATCCTGTGGGACGTCGAGTCGGCGGCGCTCGAACGGACGCGTGCGGAACTCGCCGCCGCCGGGCGCACGGTCGCGACGAAGGCGTGAAGACCCGCTTCCGGCTGCTCCTGCCGATCCTCACGCCGGAGTACGCCGCCGACCGCATCGTCGACGCCATCCGCCGCGACCGCCGCCGCCTCGTCATGCCGCGGCTCGTCTACGTCACGTGGCTCGGGCGCCTCCTTCCCGTTCGCCTGTTCGATGCCGTCATGGAGTTCCTCGGTGTCAACCGGAGCATGGACGACTTCGTCGGCCGCATGGACCACTGATCGCGCCGGCGCGGGTGGAGGATCTCCGGGGCCATTGCCAGCCGGACGCGGGTCCGTTTAGATCGCCTGCAGCGAGCAGAGCTCCCCTTCAGTTCTGCGCCGCCCCGGAGGTCCCATGCCCGACACCGGGCTCCGCCCGTGGACGCGCACGCAGGAGCGACTGGCTTCCCCCGTCATCCGCCTGATCACGCTGCTCAACGTCTGGGCCTACCGTCTGAGCGGTGGCCGCCTGGGCGGCACGTTCCTGCGCGGGGCGCCGGTGTGTCTCGTCACGGCCAAGGGCAGGCGATCGAGCGAGCCGCGCACGGTCGCTCTGCTCTACCTGTCCGCCGGCGACGACCTCGTGGTCGTCGCCTCCAAGGGCGGCATGTCGCATCACCCTGCGTGGTACCACAACATGACGGCCAACCCCGACGTCGAGGTGCAGGTCGGATCGACCACCCGCCGCATGCGCGCCCGGCGCGCGTCCGACGCCGAGAAGGCAGCGCTCTGGCCGCGCCTCGTCGCGATGTACCGCGACTATGACGACTACCAGGGCCGAACGACGCGAGACATCCCGGTGATGATCCTCTCACCACGAAGTGAGTGACCGGGATTGAGCCATCATCGCTGCTCCGGTAGAGCTTCGGCATGAAAACGTTCGGGCTTCTTGCCGGCGTCCTCGTGCTGTCGGCGGTAGTCGCGTGCGCTCCCGCCCCCGACGAGGGGTTCAAGCTGATCCATGTCGGCGATCTGGTTGCCATGCGCACCTCGACAGAGACACCGGCCACGGTCCTGGACGCCGACGGGACCGATTTCAGAGCGCGAGAAGGAGTCATCCCCGGCGCCATACTCTTGTCGAGCTACGGCAAGTACGACGTGGCAACGGAGCTACCGGCCGGCAAGGACACTCGGCTCGTCTTCTACTGCGCCGACTCGCATTGAACGGCCTCTCACAAGGCCGCCCGTCGGGCGGTTGAGGCCGGCTACGCTGACGTCAGTGTGATGGTGGAGGGGTTGAAGGGCTGGAAAGCAGCGGTGAACCCAATCACCACGCCGTAGATTCACCCTGCTCCGAGCGTCGAAAGCGTCGGCACGGTCGATCAGTCGCCGTCATCGAATGCGCGGGAGCACCTCCTCGGCGAAGAGTCGAAGGCTGGCCCACCCGAGCTCGGGGTCGATCCCGCCCATGAGCGGATGGAGCAGCACCCGCCCGTGCTGCTCCGCGATCGCCACGCATTCCTCCGGCGTCACGACGCGATATACACCGCTTCGCCGGACGTCCTCCTCCGTCGTCGCGGCCACGTGCACCGCCGAGCGCTGCCCGGGGGTCTGCCACTCGTCGTACGTCCTGGCGTCGTAGAGCGCGTACGGCGCGATGCGCTTCCAATCCCCCTCCGGATCGCGTGTCACGTGCACGAAGCCGGGGCCGCCCGGGAGCACGACGAAGCCGCCCTCGAAGCCCTCGGCCTTGCATGCCTCGTGGTAGACGCGGGCCAGCTCGGGGTCACCGACCGCCGGGAAGAAGCCGCACCGGAGCCGCGCCGCCCGGCGCGCCGCCTTCGGCGTCGAGCCGCCGACCAGGATGGGCGGCGGCGACGGCGGCGCGGGCGTCACGCGCACGACGCGGCCGCGCCAGGTGAACGGCGCGCCCGTCCACGCCTGCCGCAGCACGCCCACGGACTCGTCGAACAGCCGCCCGCGCGCCGCGCGCTCGACGCCCGCCATCTCGAACTCCTCGGGGCGGTAGCCCATCCCGGCAACGAAGCTCAACCGCCCGCCGGCGACGAGCGCCGCCGTCGCGAGCTGCTCGGCGAGCCGGATCGGATCGTGCAGCGGGACGAGGATGGCGGCCACGTTGATGGCGAGCCGCCGCGTGCGCGCGGCGATCGCCGCCGCCAGCGTCACGGGCGACGACATGTAACCGTCCTCGACGCCGTGGTGCTCCGAGATCGCGACCACGTCGAAAGCTCTCGCGTCGGCCCACTCGCACATGTCGAGGCAGGCCGCGTACTGCCGTTCGTGCGTGGTGCGGGCGAAGGGCGGCACGCGCAGATCGAAACGGAGCCCCACCATGGCGGGCATGGCCCCGGTTTCTATCGGCGCCGCGCCCGGCGCGTCAATGCGCGCGAGCAACCGGCGCGGCTTCGTCCGCCACGCCTTGTCGGCCACCTTCGCATTTGTTAGCCGTCGCAGGGGGTTTTCTGCATGCGGCGAGTGGCGACTGCGGATGCGTGATCCGCTCGCCGGGCGGACGGCCGTCGTCACCGGCGCTTCCTCGGGTATCGGCCGGGCGCTGACGCTTCGCCTGGCCGCCCGGGGGATGCGCGTCGTCGCCGCGGCCCGCTCGGCCGACGCCCTGCGCGAGCTGGCCCGCGAAGCGGGCGCCCCGGTGCACGTCGTCCAGATCGACGTGACGCGGGAGGACTCCGTGGCGGAGCTGCGCGAGACCGCGCGGCGCGCGTGCGGCCGCGTCGACGTCGTCGTCAACAATGCCGGCGTCGGATACGTGGAGCCGTTCGCCTCGTCGCCCGTCGTGCACTGGCACGAGACGCTGGCCACGAACCTGATCGGCGCCCTCTGCGTCACCCGCGCCTTCCTGCCGCTCCTGCTGGAGAGCGGCGCAGGCCTGGTGGTCAACGTCGGGTCGGCGTCGGCAGCGGGCTGGCCCCACGTCGCGCTCTACGCGGCGAGCAAGGCGGCCCTCCACGCGGCATCGATTGCGATCGATCGCGAGCTGCGGGGGAGCGGCGTCCGCGTGCTCTCGGTAGACATCGGCCCGACGGCGGGGACGGGCTTCGGGTCGCGTTCCGATCCGACGGACGTCGCGGCCGCCGTCCGATCGTGGGCGGAGCTGGGGATCGCGTCGACCGAGGACCTCTCGACCGCCGACGGATCGGCGCAGAAGATCGTCGACCTGGTCGAGGCGGCACTCCGCCCGGCACCCATGCGCCGGCGTCACCCGACGTCGTCGCCGTCGAAGTAGCCCGCGGCCTGGGCTCCCGCCTCCACGGGACCGCAGGCGGCTCGCGCCGAGCGCTTCGAGGTCGACATCGCGCGCGCTACCGGGGCGGACTACCATAAAACGTCGATCGAAATACCACAAAGATTCGACGGAAATGCGGCGCTACGGAGTTCTCCCGGCCGCCTCGGCCGCCTAGACTCGGCCGTCCCGCGTCTTGCAGATCGCGTGCGCGTTCGCCGCCGGCAGCGCCGAGGGAGGAGGAACCATTCGATGGAGGGAAGACAAAATCCAGCGACGCTGATGATCGCAGCTGCCGTCCTCGCGCTGATGGCATCGGCCACGTCAATCGCCGCGACGACCGCCTACGATGTCGTCTCCGACGTGAGGATCCCCATGTCCGACGGAGTCTCGCTCGACTCCGACGAATACATTCCCACCACCGGGTGCCCATGCCCGACGATCCTGGTGCAGACGCCGTATCGCAAATCGGGCGCGGGCGTTTCGGAGGGCAACACGATCTTCCCGTCCAACGGCTATGCAATGATCGTCGTCGACGTGCGCGGCACCGGCTCGAGCGAGGGTATGTGGGATTCGTTCGGCGCCCGGGAGCAGCAGGACAGCGTGACGCTGGTCCAGTGGGCGGCGTCGCAGCCGTTCTCCAACGGGGTGATCGGGCTTTCGGGCGTGAGCTACTCGGCGATCAACCAGTTCCTCACGGTCGAGCAGCCGGGAACCGCGGCCGTGAAGGCCATCTTCCCCATCGTCCCGATGTCGGACGCCTACCGCGACGTCACGTGGGCGGGTGGCAACACGGACGCCGGCTTCATCCCGCTCTGGCTCGGGCTGGTGAACGGGCTCGCCGTGATCCCGGCGCAGGATGCGCTGAGCCAGCCGAAGATCGCGCTCAATGCCGAATCGCAGCACGCGCTGGACGTGGCGCAGTTCGGCGGGCTGGCGGTCCTCGACGCGACGCTGGGCGGGTTCGAGATGATGCTGCCGTCGGCGCTGCAGACCTACCCCGATCAGGCCTACGACGGCTCGTTCTACCAGCTCCGCTCGCCGATCCGGAACATCTCGCGGGTCAAGGTCCCGACCTTCATCGTCGGAGGCACCTACGACATCTTCCAGCGTGGCGAGCCGATCCTGTTCCGCGGGCTCGGGCTCTTGGGGACCAAGAAGAAGCTGATGATCGGCCCGTGGTACCACACGACGGCGGGGAACGGCCTGACCGCCGATGACGGCTCCAACCCTGTTCACGACACGAAGGGCAACCTGCTCCCGAGCCTCAACAACCTGCAGCTCGCCTGGTTCGATCACTGGCTCAAGGGCATCGACAACGGCATCCAGAGGTTCCCCGAAGTGGAAACCTATTACCTCGGGGCGGGCAAATGGAGTCCCGACACGCGCTATCCGGCATCGCACACGCAATATCGGTACTGGTATCT
The sequence above is a segment of the Deltaproteobacteria bacterium genome. Coding sequences within it:
- a CDS encoding SDR family NAD(P)-dependent oxidoreductase, with product MSRQAAYCRSCVVRAKGGTRRSKRSPTMAGMAPVSIGAAPGASMRASNRRGFVRHALSATFAFVSRRRGFSACGEWRLRMRDPLAGRTAVVTGASSGIGRALTLRLAARGMRVVAAARSADALRELAREAGAPVHVVQIDVTREDSVAELRETARRACGRVDVVVNNAGVGYVEPFASSPVVHWHETLATNLIGALCVTRAFLPLLLESGAGLVVNVGSASAAGWPHVALYAASKAALHAASIAIDRELRGSGVRVLSVDIGPTAGTGFGSRSDPTDVAAAVRSWAELGIASTEDLSTADGSAQKIVDLVEAALRPAPMRRRHPTSSPSK
- a CDS encoding CocE/NonD family hydrolase — protein: MEGRQNPATLMIAAAVLALMASATSIAATTAYDVVSDVRIPMSDGVSLDSDEYIPTTGCPCPTILVQTPYRKSGAGVSEGNTIFPSNGYAMIVVDVRGTGSSEGMWDSFGAREQQDSVTLVQWAASQPFSNGVIGLSGVSYSAINQFLTVEQPGTAAVKAIFPIVPMSDAYRDVTWAGGNTDAGFIPLWLGLVNGLAVIPAQDALSQPKIALNAESQHALDVAQFGGLAVLDATLGGFEMMLPSALQTYPDQAYDGSFYQLRSPIRNISRVKVPTFIVGGTYDIFQRGEPILFRGLGLLGTKKKLMIGPWYHTTAGNGLTADDGSNPVHDTKGNLLPSLNNLQLAWFDHWLKGIDNGIQRFPEVETYYLGAGKWSPDTRYPASHTQYRYWYLSATQGSGTSLYAGSLAPAADAGETTVTLPWIPLNGTCSRSTTQWTAGLVSGTTCENDNQPSELLAATFTTAPFTAPYAISGPINAIIWISSTATDAQVIATISDVAPDGSSSQITSGSLVASLGALTARACGSVVADCSVYAGGQVIEPWHPYTRASQVPLTPGVPTQLQIEIFPTSAVIEPGHSLRLTIATGDFPHETSTASTLANSAGVDTLYIGPNHPSSVYLGTVSPAPAT
- a CDS encoding nitroreductase family deazaflavin-dependent oxidoreductase, encoding MPDTGLRPWTRTQERLASPVIRLITLLNVWAYRLSGGRLGGTFLRGAPVCLVTAKGRRSSEPRTVALLYLSAGDDLVVVASKGGMSHHPAWYHNMTANPDVEVQVGSTTRRMRARRASDAEKAALWPRLVAMYRDYDDYQGRTTRDIPVMILSPRSE
- a CDS encoding SDR family NAD(P)-dependent oxidoreductase encodes the protein MSDYAGRNVLITGAASGIGRLLAQKIAAEGARVILWDVESAALERTRAELAAAGRTVATKA
- a CDS encoding LLM class flavin-dependent oxidoreductase; the protein is MPAMVGLRFDLRVPPFARTTHERQYAACLDMCEWADARAFDVVAISEHHGVEDGYMSSPVTLAAAIAARTRRLAINVAAILVPLHDPIRLAEQLATAALVAGGRLSFVAGMGYRPEEFEMAGVERAARGRLFDESVGVLRQAWTGAPFTWRGRVVRVTPAPPSPPPILVGGSTPKAARRAARLRCGFFPAVGDPELARVYHEACKAEGFEGGFVVLPGGPGFVHVTRDPEGDWKRIAPYALYDARTYDEWQTPGQRSAVHVAATTEEDVRRSGVYRVVTPEECVAIAEQHGRVLLHPLMGGIDPELGWASLRLFAEEVLPRIR